One Helianthus annuus cultivar XRQ/B chromosome 12, HanXRQr2.0-SUNRISE, whole genome shotgun sequence genomic region harbors:
- the LOC110893406 gene encoding uncharacterized protein LOC110893406 yields the protein MLSENKVSVCAILETHVEVANLDRVCKNVFRGWSWTSNGGVCQRGTRIILGWDSDVVDVMILSQTDQVIHSQIWSKADNSSIFCSFVYAKNKYQERRSLWEDLCRHKLLCLDKAWFVMGDFNSALSADDSLFGPSSLSIGMREFCDCIEEAELIDVKGHGIHFTWNQKPKEGVGLMRKIDRVMSNVKCLDLFPDAYVIYHPYRVSDHTPCILKLSNESNNSRPKPFKFANFIVSKPEFKVCVEKQWAKKIDGFAMFSVVSKLRNLKPDLRKILFQQGNLHKRVLELCLKLDEIQEKVDANPMDVNIRKLELECLKDFKIAAYDEECFLKQKSKVEWLCAGDSNTAFFHNTVKCRNNRTKIQCITDVSGRRFEGDEAVTALVDHYSAFLGKEDPVTNVNMDDVFVNVLNSVDAANMV from the coding sequence ATGCTTTCAGAAAACAAGGTTTCGGTTTGTGCTATCTTAGAAACTCATGTGGAGGTTGCTAATCTGGATAGGGTTTGTAAAAATGTCTTTAGAGGGTGGAGTTGGACGTCTAATGGGGGAGTTTGTCAGCGAGGGACTAGAATTATTCTCGGTtgggatagtgatgtggtagatGTTATGATTTTGTCTCAAACTGATCAAGTAATACACTCCCAGATCTGGTCCAAAGCTGATAATTCGAGTATTTTCTGCTCTTTTGTCTATGCGAAAAACAAGTATCAAGAACGAAGAAGCCTGTGGGAGGACTTATGTAGACATAAGCTGTTGTGTTTGGATAAGGCTTGGTTCGTAATGGGGGACTTCAATTCAGCTCTCAGTGCGGATGACTCGTTATTTGGTCCTTCTAGTCTTTCGATAGGCATGCGGGAATTTTGTGATTGTATTGAAGAGGCGGAGCTTATTGATGTTAAGGGCCATGGTATCCATTTCACATGGAATCAGAAGCCGAAGGAAGGGGTCGGTTTAATGAGGAAAATTGATAGAGTAATGAGTAATGTTAAGTGCCTAGATTTATTTCCGGATGCTTACGTTATTTATCACCCTTATCGAGTCTCTGATCATACGCCGTGCATTTTGAAGCTGTCTAATGAGTCTAACAACTCTCGGCCAAAGCCATTTAAGTTTGCAAACTTTATTGTCTCAAAACCTGAATTTAAAGTCTGTGTGGAGAAACAATGGGCGAAGAAGATTGACGGGTTTGCTATGTTCTCGGTTGTTAGTAAACTTAGAAACTTGAAGCCGGACCTTCGTAAAATCCTTTTCCAACAAGGTAACCTTCATAAAAGAGTTCTTGAGCTTTGTTTGAAGCTGGATGAGATCCAGGAAAAGGTTGATGCTAATCCGATGGATGTGAATATTCGGAAACTGGAGCTCGAGTGCCTTAAGGATTTTAAAATTGCTGCCTACGATGAGGAATGTTTTTTGAAACAAAAGTCGAAGGTGGAATGGCTTTGTGCGGGGGACTCCAACACGGCATTCTTTCACAATACGGTTAAATGCAGGAACAATCGTACCAAAATTCAATGCATTACGGATGTGTCTGGCAGGAGGTTTGAAGGGGACGAGGCTGTGACCGCTCTAGTTGACCATTATTCAGCGTTTTTGGGAAAGGAGGATCCGGTTACCAATGTGAACATGGATGATGTTTTTGTTAATGTTCTTAATTCGGTGGACGCAGCTAATATGGTTTGA
- the LOC110893407 gene encoding uncharacterized protein LOC110893407, whose amino-acid sequence MSYADSLLGNKSLKVNFRSLVSESVHEGCDVVLPRESVRSVHDKMANTLVGYFLGDRVAYPVVDYYVRNNWKKYGIQKSMMNAKGFFFFKFADEAGMMKVMQDGPWIIRSQPMFLDIWSPSAKLEKKEVKKVQIWVKIHDVPIAAYTEDGLSMIATTIGVPKALDSYTTSMCMDMWGRSSYARALIEVSADKSLREEITMAIPDMEGDGFSKETMSVEYEWYPLRCAHCSVFGHSDDTCPFQAVRQGNARNMDMGGKQHNQGRRPGKHPVTDEEGYTGVHSKKVARQTGFPVSKPKPKFEYRPVVGKKKEEPANRASASSSRSNNPFDVLNELPTNDEEGVENLESAKQDEMPTSAKNDEDDVEVVDDFSEMHGYDMDGFLRQGTIKFDTKKGASTPSSSVTHG is encoded by the coding sequence ATGTCGTATGCTGATTCTCTGCTTGGAAATAAATCTTTAAAGGTGAATTTTCGGTCCCTGGTAAGTGAATCAGTGCATGAGGGGTGTGATGTTGTATTACCAAGGGAATCTGTGCGTAGTGTTCATGATAAGATGGCGAATACCTTGGTTGGCTATTTTCTTGGGGATCGAGTGGCATACCCTGTAGTGGACTACTATGTGAGAAACAATTGGAAAAAATATGGAATCCAGAAGTCCATGATGAACGCTAAGgggttttttttctttaaatttgcTGATGAAGCTGGTATGATGAAGGTTATGCAAGATGGACCGTGGATTATTCGATCACAACCTATGTTTCTAGATATATGGAGCCCATCAGCTAAGTTGGAAAAAAAAGAAGTCAAGAAGGTCCAGATTTGGGTTAAGATCCATGATGTTCCGATTGCTGCTTACACTGAGGATGGCTTGAGCATGATAGCGACTACTATTGGGGTACCAAAAGCCCTAGATTCATACACTACGTCGATGTGCATGGATATGTGGGGGCGCAGTAGCTATGCGAGAGCTCTTATAGAGGTTTCAGCTGATAAAAGTCTTAGAGAAGAGATCACAATGGCGATTCCTGATATGGAGGGAGATGGGTTTTCTAAAGAAACTATGTCGGTTGAGTATGAATGGTATCCGCTTCGGTGTGCGCATTGTTCCGTTTTTGGACATTCTGATGATACCTGTCCTTTCCAAGCCGTGAGGCAAGGTAATGCTAGGAACATGGATATGGGAGGTAAGCAGCATAATCAAGGTAGACGTCCTGGTAAGCATCCGGTTACTGATGAGGAGGGTTATACGGGGGTCCACAGTAAAAAGGTCGCTAGACAGACTGGTTTTCCGGTGAGCAAGCCTAAGCCAAAATTTGAATATCGTCCAGTCGTTGGTAAAAAGAAAGAGGAGCCGGCTAATAGGGCAAGTGCGAGTAGCAGTCGGTCAAACAATCCTTTTGATGTCCTTAATGAGCTGCCCACAAATGACGAAGAGGGGGTTGAGAACCTAGAGTCGGCTAAACAGGATGAGATGCCAACTTCAGCTAAAAATGATGAGGATGATGTCGAGGTGGTCGATGATTTTAGTGAAATGCATGGTTATGATATGGACGGTTTTTTAAGGCAGGGAACCATTAAATTTGATACTaaaaaaggggcaagcactccttcttcATCGGTTACTCATGGTTAG